A genomic window from Candidatus Binataceae bacterium includes:
- a CDS encoding aspartate aminotransferase family protein, with amino-acid sequence MPHNALFVRGPNEPLRIERAEGPWLFTTDGKKILDGGAGAIVVNIGQGRKEIAELTARMVSTLDYVLPVWSSPEREQLVERLVGWTPQGMERFFFTSGGSEAIEAALKFSILYHKIRGKDSKRKIIGRRFSYHGNTIAALSVGGSSRRADYEHILFDWPKIGPSYCYRCPWGKTYPECDTDCATALEEEIKHNGADTIAAFIAEPMMGSSGACTPPVKEYWPKLREICDRYDVLLIADEVMTGFGRTGRRFAVDHWNVVPDLLVGGKGLTGGYMPMGVLAVKNELVEVVERAKADFMFYTYSSHPIACAVANEVLAIMERERLVERAAEVGARLGAHIKEELSGHPMVGDIRGSGMFWGVELVEDKASRTPYAPEKKVTNRVLGAAVRRGLFFYPSSGMAGKAGGDAMMLAPPFIIGDPEIEFIVRTARDALEEIRPNL; translated from the coding sequence ATGCCACACAACGCCTTGTTCGTTCGCGGGCCGAATGAACCTCTGCGCATCGAGCGTGCCGAGGGACCCTGGCTCTTTACCACCGATGGCAAGAAGATCCTCGACGGTGGCGCCGGCGCGATCGTCGTGAATATCGGCCAGGGCCGCAAGGAAATCGCGGAGTTGACGGCGCGGATGGTCTCGACGCTCGATTACGTATTGCCGGTATGGAGCTCGCCCGAGCGCGAACAGCTCGTCGAGCGGCTCGTGGGCTGGACGCCGCAGGGAATGGAGCGCTTCTTCTTTACGAGCGGCGGCTCGGAAGCAATCGAAGCGGCGCTGAAGTTTTCGATTCTGTATCACAAGATCCGCGGCAAAGATTCCAAGCGCAAGATTATCGGGCGCCGCTTTTCGTATCACGGCAACACGATCGCCGCGCTCTCCGTCGGCGGCAGCAGCCGGCGTGCCGACTACGAGCACATCCTGTTCGATTGGCCGAAGATCGGGCCTTCGTATTGCTACAGATGTCCATGGGGCAAGACCTATCCCGAATGCGATACCGATTGCGCGACGGCGCTCGAGGAAGAAATCAAGCACAACGGCGCCGACACGATCGCGGCGTTTATCGCCGAGCCGATGATGGGCTCGAGCGGCGCGTGCACTCCGCCGGTCAAGGAGTACTGGCCGAAGCTGCGGGAGATTTGCGATCGCTACGACGTGCTGCTGATCGCCGACGAGGTGATGACCGGCTTCGGACGCACCGGGCGCCGCTTCGCCGTCGATCACTGGAACGTCGTGCCTGACCTGCTCGTTGGCGGCAAAGGGTTGACTGGTGGTTACATGCCGATGGGCGTGCTGGCCGTCAAAAACGAGTTGGTCGAAGTGGTCGAGCGCGCCAAGGCCGATTTCATGTTCTACACCTACAGTTCGCATCCGATCGCCTGCGCCGTCGCCAACGAGGTCCTCGCCATCATGGAACGCGAGCGCCTCGTCGAGCGCGCCGCCGAAGTCGGTGCCCGCCTGGGTGCGCATATCAAGGAAGAGCTGTCGGGGCATCCAATGGTTGGTGACATCCGCGGCTCCGGGATGTTCTGGGGCGTCGAGCTGGTCGAGGACAAGGCCTCGCGCACGCCGTATGCGCCCGAGAAGAAAGTGACCAATCGCGTGCTCGGCGCGGCGGTGCGGCGCGGGCTGTTCTTTTATCCATCGAGCGGGATGGCGGGGAAGGCGGGTGGTGACGCGATGATGCTCGCGCCGCCGTTCATCATCGGCGATCCCGAAATCGAGTTCATCGTGCGCACCGCGCGCGACGCGCTGGAAGAGATTCGCCCCAACCTGTAG
- a CDS encoding DUF1329 domain-containing protein: protein MNRENKWCRLSIAPIAVALLAFCWSASANATVKPGDMINSQNAYKIKDMVAPGVYYKVENGMTMHIVPSSRIDWPPPYRDATEKYSDQVRMSADGRSLVNYVAGQPFPFLDANDPNVANKIIWNNVFRPITTDDYDLRYFACENLRGGLHHSYNVLDEIDVGHYAGYNEVGRTEVDPIPIDPDYKTTNRYWLFALYPIMSPENMRGAGFIRYRYANPTKPDDIWSWNTGARRVRRLNEGMMTDAVTGGGLSSEGGGNIVVFDPDHYSGFNAKVEEYNYRFLGQKTMLGSVHAAHSPEVTCGTDGGASACPENWEERNMYIVEATPRYSKNNSQALQSKTILYIDSEVWFPLYEDAYDRQGQLWQNHIYWLTYRDRPVPDARVAIYPFKRSFVVAAAATDTQSGMTAMCYLPSRNTPEKECWYINMGAVDRDFFTTDAMVKAAP from the coding sequence ATGAATAGAGAAAATAAATGGTGTCGATTGAGTATCGCACCGATTGCAGTTGCGTTGCTGGCGTTCTGCTGGAGCGCATCTGCGAATGCCACGGTGAAGCCCGGCGATATGATCAACTCGCAGAATGCCTACAAGATAAAAGACATGGTCGCGCCTGGCGTTTACTACAAAGTCGAAAACGGCATGACTATGCATATTGTGCCGTCGTCGCGTATCGACTGGCCGCCGCCATATCGCGACGCGACTGAGAAATACTCGGACCAGGTGCGAATGTCGGCCGACGGCCGCTCGCTGGTCAATTACGTCGCCGGCCAGCCGTTCCCGTTTCTCGATGCGAACGACCCGAACGTCGCGAACAAGATCATCTGGAACAATGTATTTCGGCCCATCACGACCGATGACTACGACCTGCGTTATTTCGCGTGCGAGAATCTGCGCGGCGGCTTGCATCATTCGTACAACGTGCTCGATGAAATCGACGTCGGGCATTATGCCGGATACAACGAAGTTGGCCGCACCGAAGTCGACCCGATTCCAATCGATCCGGACTACAAGACTACCAATCGGTACTGGCTATTCGCGCTTTATCCGATTATGTCGCCAGAGAATATGCGCGGCGCGGGATTCATCCGTTATCGCTATGCGAATCCAACCAAGCCCGATGATATCTGGTCATGGAACACCGGCGCGCGCCGCGTGCGACGGCTGAACGAGGGCATGATGACCGACGCGGTAACGGGCGGCGGGCTGTCCAGCGAAGGCGGCGGAAATATAGTGGTGTTCGATCCCGATCACTATTCGGGCTTCAACGCTAAGGTCGAAGAATATAACTATCGTTTTCTCGGCCAGAAAACGATGCTCGGTTCAGTGCACGCAGCTCATTCGCCCGAGGTAACTTGTGGCACCGACGGCGGCGCGAGCGCCTGCCCGGAGAACTGGGAAGAACGCAATATGTACATCGTCGAAGCGACGCCCCGCTACAGCAAAAATAACAGCCAGGCGCTGCAGTCAAAGACCATTCTGTATATCGACAGCGAAGTATGGTTCCCGCTCTACGAAGACGCGTACGATCGGCAGGGACAGCTATGGCAAAACCATATTTACTGGCTGACGTATCGCGATCGCCCCGTGCCTGATGCGCGGGTCGCGATATATCCATTCAAACGCTCCTTTGTCGTGGCCGCGGCTGCGACCGATACCCAGAGCGGCATGACCGCGATGTGCTATCTGCCGAGCCGCAACACGCCGGAGAAGGAATGCTGGTATATCAACATGGGCGCGGTGGATCGCGACTTCTTCACCACCGACGCAATGGTGAAGGCTGCGCCGTAA